AAGCAGAAGCCGAAGGAGCAGGCGCAGGACCAGGGCGTCTACGCGGGCGCGATGTTCGCCCTGGACGTCGTGCACCGCGACGGCCGCTGGCTCGTCGAGAACATCGACACCTTCGGCCGCTGAGCGGTGGTCCCGCCTCCGCCGAGGGCCCCTCGGCGCACGCGCCACCCCTACTCGTGCCCGTAGTCGTCCAGTTCGCTCCGCAGCGAGCCCTGGCCGGCCGTGGCGCCCCCTCGCAGGAGGGTGAGGAAGCTGCTGAGGGGGTGGTGTCGGGGGCGGGCGTCGTAGTCGATGCCCTCGGGGTCCTCGTACGCGTACAGGCGAGTGAAGGGCACGATCACGTAGGGGCGTTCGGACCAGGGGTGGGTGTCGGAGGGGTCGGGGTCCATCCGCCACTGCGTGCCGCGGGTGCGGTTGTGGACTTCACCGACGTACCAGCACGCGACCTGGACCAACGGCGTGTGCTCGTGGGCGAACAGGTTCTCGGTGGAGGTGACGTGCTCGCGGATGAGGGCTTCCACGCGGTCGAGGGAGCGTTCGCCGAAGTCCCATCCGCCGCCGTGGCGACGGCTCCAGTCCTCGAAGCCGCCCCGCTGCTCGTCCAGCCAGGCCGTGAGGCGGGGGTTGTCCGCGTGCTCCTTGTCGATGCGCTCGGCGACGGCGTGCTCGTCCTCTTCCCCGCCGTCGCCCTCGTCCTCGTCCTCGTGGTCCCAGATTTCATCGCTCACAGCAGCTAAGCCTAGACCCCTTGTGACGGTAAGCATCGGGAATCTGCACGGAGTTGACACACGACGCGCCTCCGAAACCGCATTGCGACGGCAAACCGGCGTCCTAGGATCGGACCGCTTGTGCGGCGCCCACATGAGCAGCGGGGGCCCTGGTGCCGCACAGCCGGACTCTGACCCGTGGGGCTCCCGGGGGAAAGCACTGTGAAGCCAGCACGAATAGCACGCCGCTGGCGTGCGCTCAGGAACAGCCTGCTCGCGCTCGCCTGCGCCACCGTCATCACCGTCACCGGCCAGCCCGGCGCCGGCGTCGCCGAAGCCGCGCCCGCGCCGCCGAAGCTGAAGCCCGGCAAGCGCTGTGACGAGCTGTACGGGGTGAAGGACGTCCCCACGGGCGGCCTGCCCCAGGGGGACGCCTCTCGGTCCGTGGACCGCTGGGACACCTACGAGTACACCAACCCCGGCCTCCAGTTCGACGGCCTCAACCCCACCCAGGCCGAACTGAACGCCGCGGGCACCGACTACAAGAAGTACGACCACAGTGACCCGCGCCGCATCTACGCCCGCTTCAACGCGCAGAAGCGGTGGAAGGACTTCCGGGACTACCTGTCGAAGGTCTACATCCCGAACCAGGGCTACGACGCCCGCGGCAAGGCCTTCATGGGCAAGGTCGTGCGCGAGATGGGTCTGACGGGTCCGGACTGGATCTGCGAGAAGGAGTTCTGGTTCAAGGACCCCGACACCGGCGACCGCCACAAGCGCCGGCTCGACGCGTACAACAAGCGCACCCGGGAGATCGTGGAGGCCAAGTCCAACGGCAGCCCCGACGGCCGTGAGAAGCCCGCGGACCGCGCCTGGGCCAAGAACAGCGGCTGGCGCTCGTACAAGTACACGTACGTCTTCGCCGAGAACCAGACCCGCGACGCCAAGAACTTCATGCGGGAGCTGAAGGACACCGCGGGCAAGGACGCGCTCGGCCGCGACCGGGTCCGGACCTACGACTACCAGTCCCACCACAAGGGCCTGGCCCCCAAGGGCACCGAGAACGGCCCGTACCGCGCGAACGGCACGACGATGTCGCCGGGCAACGGCACCTCCACCGGGTCCCGCGGCTCCGGCAACCAGGTGATCAACCAGTCACCGGCGAACCCGCAGACCCTCAAGGAACAGCTCGACCGGCTGGGGAAGACCGGGCAGCGTTCCCTGATGAACCGCGGCCTCGGGGGCATCGACTTCACCACCCTCGACCTGCGGTACATCGGCAAGGGCAAGAGCGGCAAGGGCCTGGACTACGCCTTCTCCGCCAAGTCCGTGGAGGACGAGTACGCGGCCGGCTGGGGCGGCCAGGAGAAGGGCAACCTGATCTCCGACGCGTTCTTCACCTGGCTCGCCCTGGACCCGTCCACGTTCTGGGTGAACCTCAACCCCGACGAGCCGAACCGCATCATCGACGCCGACTTCGGCAGGACCGACGCCGGCCGGGTGCTCCTGGAGGCGGACCTGGAGCTGAAGCACGACATCTTCAAGGCCATGGACCCGGAGACGGAAGCCGGCCGCAACTTCATGAACGCCCTGCCGAAGCGCAACGGCTTCCCCTGCTGGGCCGGCTTCCGCTACTGGATCGAGCCGGAGACCGCGGTCGTGCGGGAGCAGGACGGCGGCATCCACATCCTCGACACCCCGCTGAAGCTGTCCACGGTGCCGCAGGAGACCCACACGCAGCCGCCCGGCGGGAAGGGCTGCGACCTCACCGAGGCGGAGACGCAGCAGTCCGACCGCGTCCTCGACCGCTACATCACGCCGCTGGTCGCGGAGAAGGTCAACAACGGCGACTACTACGCCGACCTGCGCCGCGTCTACACCGCACGCGTCGCCGCCGAATGGGTGCGCCAGAACGCCGCCGACATGCCCGCCGAGTACCGCAGGATCATCAACAGCAACGACGTGAAGCGCTGGCCGCTGCGCGCCCCGCACCAGAACTGGACGGGCAAGCAGGTCTGGGACCGCTACTACAAGGCGTTCACCGAAGGCACCTTCAAGTACAAGTGGGACAACGGCGAGGACGTCTACGTCTACACCGTGGGCGGGGTCGACTTCTCCAAGCAGCCCAAGCGCAACATGAACCCGGTGCGCTTCCGCACCGAGCAGCGCTACAAGCCCCGCACCGTCGGCTTCGCGGTCGACACGATCGCGGACGACCCGAACAAGGAGGGCTACCTGATGTTCGGCGGCAACAGCGCCGGACGCTCCGAGGCCGGCACCCCCACCCCCACGCCGACCGGTACCGGGAAGCCGACCCCGACCCCGACCGGCACGGGGACGCCGACCCCGACCCCGACGGATCCGGCGCCGACGGCGAGTCAGTCCCCCGGGGCCACCACCCCGCCCGCCCCTGAGGACCCCGACGGCGACCTCGCCGACACCGGCAGCAGCACCCCCGTCGGCCTGATCGGCGGCATCGCGGCCGCCGCGATCGCCGCGGGCGGCGCACTCGTCTGGTGGCGCCGCCGCCGGACGAACACCCGGAGCTGACCGCCGCCGGGCGAACACCCGGAGCCGACCGGTACAGCTCAACCGGTACAGCTCATCCGTGGAGCAGGAGAGGGGTCCTTCCCGTACGCGGGGAGGACCTGCTCTAACGTTGGCCCATGCCCACGATGCCGTCACGAGTCGAACTGCACCCGCTCACCCTCGCCGACCAGGAGGAGTTCTGCACGCTCGTGCGGGCCAGCTCCGCCCTGCACCGGCCGTGGATGCAACTGCCCACGACAGCGGAGGACTTCCAGGCCTGGATGCACCGCTTCGACGACGGCACCAACCTGGGCTTCCTGATCCGCGTCCGGGAGACCGGCGAGGCCGCGGGCACGGTCAACATCAACTCGATCATCCGGGGCCGCTACCAGGGCGCCTCCGTCGGCTATGCGGCCTTCGCCCCGTCCGCAGGGCACGGGTACATGACCGAAGGGCTCGCCGCCATCCTGCAGTACGCCTTCACCGATCTGCGGCTCCACCGACTGGAGGCCAGCATCCAGCCGGGGAACAAGGCGTCCCTGGCCCTGGTCCAACGCCTCGGCTTCCGCTACGAAGGGGTCTCGCCCGCCTACCTCTACATCGACGGCGACTGGCGGGACCACGAACGCTGGGCCGCCACCGCACCCCACCCCTGGACCCCCGATCCGTCCCTCCCCGAGGTCTGAGCCGCACGGCGCCGCTTCCGCCCCACGCGCTACTGCCGCGAGGCGGCCAGCTGGGCCTCCGCCCTGACCAGGAGCGTGTCCAGGACGACGGGATAGGCGCTGTCGTTCATCCGGTCCGCGAGCAGGTGCGCGGTGGCGGCGATGTGGGGATGGGTCTCGGCCGGCAGCCGGGCGTAGGTGGTGGTCCACATCTCCTCGTCCGCCTCCCTGATCTCGTCCTTGACGGCCAGCGCGCCCGCGTCCAGGGCGGCGAAGGCCAGGGCCAGGTCGATGAAGGCGTGGTACACGCCGACGGCGGCCGCGTCGCCGAAGCCCGCGCCGCGCAGGATGCCGAGGATCGTCTCGTCCACCTCGATCTCCCGGGGCCGGCCGGTGACGCGGCTGGCGGTCAGCAGGGCGGCCTGGGGATGGGCGAGGTAGGAGGCGTGGATCGCCAGGCCCAGCGCCCGCAGGTCGGCACGCCACTCACCGGAGGCGGTCCAGCTGTCCAGGGCCCGCCCCATCAGCTCCTCGCCGATGGCCCGGGTCAGGCCGTCCAGGCCGGCGAAGTACCGGTACACGGTGCTCGGGTCGGCGCCGAGAGCGGCACCGAGCCGGCGTGCGGTCAGTCCGGCGCTCCCGTGTTCGCGCAGCATCCGCAGCGCCGTCCGCACGATCAGCTTCTCCGACAGCACGGTGCCCTGCCGGGTCGGCCGCCGCCTGCGCCGTTCCGCCTCCGGAACCACCTTCTTCGGCATCGCGCCACCACCTCGCCGCTCCTCGCGCCCCTTATGCCAACACCGTAGACCTTAACCGCGGGGGTCGTGTTCCATCGAGACGTCCCCGGGCGATCGCCCGGACCGACTCGACGAAATGGTGTGTGACATGCGTGTACTTCTCGTGGGTGCGGGCGGCGTCGGAACCGCCGTCACCCGTATCGCGGCCCGCCGTGACTTCCTGACCCACATGGTCGTCGCCGACTACGACCCGGCCCGCGCGGAGGCCGCCGTCGCCGCGCTCGGCGAGCAGGAGAACCGGTTCAGCGCCCACCGCCTGGACGCCTCCGACGAGGCCGCGGTCCGCCGTCTCCTCACCGAGGAGAACTGCGACGTGCTCCTCAACGCGACCGACCCCAGGTTCGTGATGCCCCTGTTCAACGCGGCGCTCGCCGCCGGCGCGCACTACGTCGACATGGCGATGTCACTGTCCGTGCCCCACCCGGCCGCCCCCTACGAGCAGTGCGGGGTCAAGCTCGGCGACGAGCAGTTCGCCCTGGCCGAGGCCTGGGAGGAGGCCGACCGCCTCGCCCTGGTCGGCATGGGCGTCGAGCCGGGCCTGTCGGACGTGTTCGCCCGGTACGCGGCCGACGAACTCTTCGACGAGATCGAGGAGCTCGGCGTCCGCGACGGCGCGCACCTCACCGTCGAGGGGTACGACTTCGCGCCCTCCTTCAGCATCTGGACCACCATCGAGGAGTGCCTCAACCCGCCCGTCGTCTACGAGAAGGACCGCGGCTGGTTCACCACGGCGCCCTTCAGCGAGCCGGAGGTCTTCGACTTCCCCGAGGGCATCGGCCCGGTGGAGTGCGTGAACGTCGAGCACGAGGAGGTCCTCCTCATGCCCCGCTGGGTGGACGCGCGCCGGGTGACGTTCAAGTACGGCCTCGGCGACGACTTCATCGCCAAGCTGAAGACCCTCCGCGACCTGGGCCTCGACTCCACGGCGAAGGTCACCGTCCCCGGCGCGGACGGGCCCGTGCGGGTCTCCCCGCGCGACGTGGTCGCCGCCTGCCTGCCCGACCCGGCCACCCTGGGCGACCGCATGAGGGGCAAGACCTGCGCGGGCACCTGGGTCAAGGGAACCAAGGACGGCGCGCCGCGCGAGGTGTACCTGTACCACGTCGTCGACAACGAGTGGACGATGCGCGAGTACGGTTCCCAGGCCGTGGTCTGGCAGACCGCCCTCAACCCGGTGATCGCCCTGGAGCTGATCGCCGACGGCACGTGGAAGGCGAGCGGCGTCCTCGGCCCCGAGGCCCTGCCGCCCCGCCCGTTCCTCGACCTGCTGGGCGCGTACGGCTCCCCCTGGGGGCTGCGCGAGGAGCAGCGGCACTGACCCGGGGCAGGGCCCGCGCCGGATCAGGTGGAGCCGACACGGCCACTGATCCGGCCAAACTCCCCTCGGACCGAGGCCCGTCGGGGCCTGCTCTGCGACGATGACCGGCGACCACCCCCTGCTGCGGAGCGGAGCACAGTGTGACCACGACACACCTGAGTTCGGCCGTCATGACCCACCCCGTACGCCTCGCTCAGGCGAAGGAGCTGGTCGCCCGGCTGGGGCTCGACCACCTGGTCGTCGACCCCGACCCGGACGGCCCGCCCTCCGCCCTCCGCACCGCCCTGCTCGCGTGGGCGGCCGCGGATCCGGGGGCCGGCCACCACCTCGTCGTCCAGGACGACGTCGACGCGCCCGCCGAACTCCTGGAGATCGTCGCCCGGGCCGCCGCCCGGTTCCCCGACGAGGCGCTCGTCCACTACACCAACCGGCACGCCCGCAACGGCGCCGCCGCCCGCCTCGCCGCCCTCGACGGCGTCGTCACCTCCACCTGGCTGCGCGGCGAGAAGATCGCCGACCACGGCACCCTCACCGAGCCCACCGGCCGCCTCCTCGAAAGGGACAACTGACACCGGCGCTGTCCGAAGTGCCGACCGAGGCGGTGTCGCCGAGAGCGGCGGCCGGGGCGTGAACCGTCTCGTGCGAGTCCCGGCCCCGGCCCGTCACTTCAGGAACGCCGGCGCCAGTGCCGCCGTCAGCAGGCGCTTCGGCGCGCCCGAACCGTCGGCCGGGACGCTGTAGAGGTCGGCGCCGTAGTCGCCCGGCAGGGAGTAGGAGACCGTGCGGTCGTCGAGCCAGACGGCCTGGTCGTCGACGCTGCGGGACTCGGCGAGCGCGGTCTCCCGCAGGGTGGCCAGGTCCAGGACGTACTCGTGCCAGGGCGCGTCGACGGGGGCGCCCGCGACGCGCTTCTTGTAGACGATCCGGGTCTCGTCGGGGGAGAGGGACGGGCACTCGACGTTCCGGTGGAGGGTGGTGACCGTACGGGCCGTCAGGTCGCCGCGCACCAGGTAGGTCTGGCCGGCGGTCGCCATGGTGGCGTAGAAGTGCCGGTCGTCGCGGGAGAAGGTGACGCCCCAGAAGTTGGTGTCGGCGGCGTGGTACTCCTTGCCGTCCTTCACCACCCGGAACTCCTCCAGGGACGTGGTGAGCCGGTCCGTCGAGGTGTCCAGGAGGGCGGTACGGGTGGAGAAGCTCGCGCTGGCGTACGAGTCGCCGCCGACGAACACCGTCCACGCCACCAGCCGGCCCGACGGCGAGACCCGGGCACGGGTCGGGATGCCGGGCAGCGGGTAGTGGGCCCGCTCCTTGAGCGCCGAGTCCAGGACGACCGCCCGGTAGGTGTCGTCCACGGCGCCGCGCACGGCCTGCAGGCAGATCCCGGTGCCACCGGCCGAATGGAAGCGCAGACACTTCACTCCGGAAGCGGTCCGTGGACCGGCAGGGGCACCGGCCGGCACGGTGACCAGTTCGTCGCGGTGCGGACCCCAGGCCATGTTGCGGAACACGATCCGGCGGTCGGCGCCGGCCGCGAGCGAGACCCGCCCGGATCCGATCGCCGGGCCGCCCGCCTGCGGGCGGTCCTTCTCGGCGGCCCGGTCGGCCGCGTGCAGCAGCGACGCGGCGGCCACACCGCCGAGCACGGCGAGCGCGGCGAGCAGGACGAGCAGTTTGTTGCGCAGGGTCATACGGGCGTTCCCTCCGGAACGGTGGGGGTGGGCGAGGCGGTGTCCCGGTCCGCGGGCCGCAGGGCGAACGCCGCGGCCGCGCACACCGCGAGCACGGCCGTCGCCGCGCCGACCGCCCAGCGGTCGCCCCACGCGGTCCAGGCCGCGCCGAACGCGATCGAGCAGCCGAACCGGGCGAGCGCCTGCCCGGTCTGGATCAACGCGAGCCCGGACGACCGGAGTTCGGCCGGTACGGAGCCGGCCGCCGCAGCCATCAGCACGCCGTCGGTCGCCGCGTAGAAACCGCCGTGCAGCGCCAGGACCAGATAGGGGAGCGCGGGGCTCTGCCAGCCGCTGAGCAGCGCCCCGTACACGAGCAGCAGGGCGGCGTGGCCGCCGAGGAACACCCGCCAGCGGCCGACCCGGTCGGCGAGCCGGCCCAGCGGCACGGCGAGCAGCAGGAAGGCGGCGGCGGTGCCGATCGGCAGCAGCGCGAACCAGCGGTCGGTGACGCCGAGGCGCCGCTGCAGCAGCAGGTAGACGAAGGAGTCGCTGACCGTCGCGAGTCCCAACAGGAAGGCGCACAGGGCGAGTCGGCGCACGTCGGACACCCGCAGCAGGGCGAGCGCGGCCTTGAGCGAAGCGCGCGGCGCGCCTTCCGACGGCACGGCCAGGGGCTTGGGGCGCGAGGGTACGAACAGCAGCAGAACGAGCACGCCGAGCGCGGCCACGCAGAAGCTGACCGTGAACACGGCGTCGTAGCCGTCCGCCACCTGGCGGAGGATCAGAAAGGCGACGAGCGGGCCGATCAGGGCGCCCGCGGTGTCCATCGCCCGGTGCACGCCGAAGGCCCGGCCGCGCGACTCCTCCGGCGACGCGAGCGAGATCAGCGCGTCGCGCGGCGCGGTCCGCAGGCCTTTGCCGGTGCGGTCGGCGGCGAGCACGGCGCCGATCAGCGGCAGTGAACCCGCCACCAGGAGCAGGGGCTTGCACAGCGCGGAGAGGCCGTAGCCGAGCGCCGCCACCGTCTTGTACCGGCCGCCGCGGTCGGCGAGATGGCCGCCGGCGAGCCGGACGAGCGCGCTGAAGCCGTTGTACACGCCGTCGAGCAGGCCGAAGCCGAGCGGCGAGAGGCCGAGCCCGGCGACCAGGTAGAGCGGCAGCACGGCCGTGACCATCTCCGAGGACACGTCCGTGACGAGGCTGACCGTGCCGAGCGCGAGCACGGTGGGCGCGACGGCGGCGCGCCGCCCGGGACCGAGGTCCCGGGCGGCGGCCGTCGCGGCCGTCGCGGGAGTGCTGCGACTGTCCGCTACGTACACGTCAGGGCGTCCAGATGCCGGTGATCGGGGCGGCGTTGGCGGCCTGGCCGGCGTGCGTGGTGCCGTACATGTCCTCGATCGTGCGCAGCAAGTTGTAGTGGTTGTACGTGGTCGAGGACGTCGAGCCCGGGACCACCTGCTGGCCGTAGAGGACGGTCGCGATCTTGTTGCCGGCGAGGCGGTTGTCCTCGTCGAAGGTCACGACGAGCAGGCTGTTGTGGGTCTTCGCCCAGGTCGCGTAGGCGCCCAGGTTGTTCTGCAGCCAGGTGTCACCGGTGCTGACGGAACAGTCGTGCATGTCGCTGCACAGGTTCGGGACCACGAAGGACACCTGCGGCAGCGTGGTGTAGTCGGTCGGGAACTGCGCCATGGTGTACGCCGACGAGGTCGGGACGTTCGAGAAGCCGAACCACGGGTTGTGCTTGCGCGCGTACTTGCCGCTGCTGCACGTGGTCGAACCCTGGCTGGGCAGCGTCTCGTTGTAGCTCTTCCAGGTCTTGCCCGCGGCGATCAGCTCGGAGGCCAGGTTCGGCGCGGACGAGAAGCCGGGCGTGTAGCAGCTGTCGTCCGTGATGCCCTGGGTGGAACCCGAGAACATCGCGAAGTAGTTGGGCTGGCTGGGGTGGGTCTCGCCGTACGACTGGGTGAGGTTGGCGCCGCCGGCCTTCAGCGAGTTGATGTACGGGGCGCTGGAGCTGCCGATGATCTGGCTGTAGGCGTGGTTCTCGAAGACCACGACGACCACGTGGTCGGGGGTGGGGACGGTCGCCGCGGCCTGGGCCTGCGACGTGCCGCCGACGCCGGCCCACAGGCCGATCGACGCGGCCGCGAGGCCGAGGGTGGACAGAAGGGCGGTGCGGCGTTTTCTGGGCGCGCCGGGCACGACTACCTCCGGTTGAGGGTGATGGCTACGGGAGCGGTGCAACCGGCAGGCTAGGAGTGGTCATGTCAACTTTGAAGGTGTTCCCCGTGAAGACACGGGAAACGTCTCGTGTTCCGTTCCCGGAGTGTCCGGGGTGTCGATTTCGTGGGGGATCGTCGCCGCCGAGTTCCACCGCCGACTTTCCGAAGCGGTACGAACCCCTGATTACGGACAATTCTAGCCGCGGGCGGAAGGGCGGGCACCTGGCCGAGAGGGCCGACGACACCGGCGACGGGACGGGGGCGGTCGTCGCCCCGCGCACCTTGTGGGTGCTTCGCGAGCGACGACAGGGGCGTCGGGTCGACGCCGCGCCGGTCTCCGCGGGTTCCGGAGACCGCTACCTCTGCTGCGTCTCGTCCTTGACCTGCTGGGCGATCTGCTCCAGTACGGCCTTGGGGTCGGCGGAGGGCGCGACGGCCTTCCCGATGTTGCGCTTGATGGTGTTGCTCGCCTGGAGCCAGGACGGTTCGTCGACCGGGTAGAGCTGGGCACTGCGCAGTGCGGTCAGGAACTGCTCGGCGCTGGGGTCCGCCGCGGCGTACTGGGACTCCTCGGTGGCGGACACCGTCGACGGCAACAGGTGGTAGCGCCCCGCGAACTCGCTCAGGTTCTTGTCCTCGTAGACGAAGTCCAGGAACGAGCTCACCAGTTCGTGGTTGTCGTCGTGCTTGAAGGCCATCATCCAGTCGGCGACGCCCGCCGCCGGCGGCGTCCGCTCGTCACCCAGCGTGTCCGACACCGGCATCCGCAGCGTGCCGACCTTCATGCCCTTCGCCCTCGCCTCGTGAAGGAGCGAGGGGTAGCCGTTGACCATGCCGACGTCGCCGCGCAGGAAGGCGGCGAAGGCGTCCTGACGGTTGAGCTGGGCCGGCGGGATCGGA
The DNA window shown above is from Streptomyces vietnamensis and carries:
- a CDS encoding LPXTG cell wall anchor domain-containing protein, which translates into the protein MKPARIARRWRALRNSLLALACATVITVTGQPGAGVAEAAPAPPKLKPGKRCDELYGVKDVPTGGLPQGDASRSVDRWDTYEYTNPGLQFDGLNPTQAELNAAGTDYKKYDHSDPRRIYARFNAQKRWKDFRDYLSKVYIPNQGYDARGKAFMGKVVREMGLTGPDWICEKEFWFKDPDTGDRHKRRLDAYNKRTREIVEAKSNGSPDGREKPADRAWAKNSGWRSYKYTYVFAENQTRDAKNFMRELKDTAGKDALGRDRVRTYDYQSHHKGLAPKGTENGPYRANGTTMSPGNGTSTGSRGSGNQVINQSPANPQTLKEQLDRLGKTGQRSLMNRGLGGIDFTTLDLRYIGKGKSGKGLDYAFSAKSVEDEYAAGWGGQEKGNLISDAFFTWLALDPSTFWVNLNPDEPNRIIDADFGRTDAGRVLLEADLELKHDIFKAMDPETEAGRNFMNALPKRNGFPCWAGFRYWIEPETAVVREQDGGIHILDTPLKLSTVPQETHTQPPGGKGCDLTEAETQQSDRVLDRYITPLVAEKVNNGDYYADLRRVYTARVAAEWVRQNAADMPAEYRRIINSNDVKRWPLRAPHQNWTGKQVWDRYYKAFTEGTFKYKWDNGEDVYVYTVGGVDFSKQPKRNMNPVRFRTEQRYKPRTVGFAVDTIADDPNKEGYLMFGGNSAGRSEAGTPTPTPTGTGKPTPTPTGTGTPTPTPTDPAPTASQSPGATTPPAPEDPDGDLADTGSSTPVGLIGGIAAAAIAAGGALVWWRRRRTNTRS
- a CDS encoding TetR/AcrR family transcriptional regulator, with protein sequence MPKKVVPEAERRRRRPTRQGTVLSEKLIVRTALRMLREHGSAGLTARRLGAALGADPSTVYRYFAGLDGLTRAIGEELMGRALDSWTASGEWRADLRALGLAIHASYLAHPQAALLTASRVTGRPREIEVDETILGILRGAGFGDAAAVGVYHAFIDLALAFAALDAGALAVKDEIREADEEMWTTTYARLPAETHPHIAATAHLLADRMNDSAYPVVLDTLLVRAEAQLAASRQ
- a CDS encoding GNAT family N-acetyltransferase, with the protein product MPTMPSRVELHPLTLADQEEFCTLVRASSALHRPWMQLPTTAEDFQAWMHRFDDGTNLGFLIRVRETGEAAGTVNINSIIRGRYQGASVGYAAFAPSAGHGYMTEGLAAILQYAFTDLRLHRLEASIQPGNKASLALVQRLGFRYEGVSPAYLYIDGDWRDHERWAATAPHPWTPDPSLPEV
- a CDS encoding MFS transporter, which codes for MYVADSRSTPATAATAAARDLGPGRRAAVAPTVLALGTVSLVTDVSSEMVTAVLPLYLVAGLGLSPLGFGLLDGVYNGFSALVRLAGGHLADRGGRYKTVAALGYGLSALCKPLLLVAGSLPLIGAVLAADRTGKGLRTAPRDALISLASPEESRGRAFGVHRAMDTAGALIGPLVAFLILRQVADGYDAVFTVSFCVAALGVLVLLLFVPSRPKPLAVPSEGAPRASLKAALALLRVSDVRRLALCAFLLGLATVSDSFVYLLLQRRLGVTDRWFALLPIGTAAAFLLLAVPLGRLADRVGRWRVFLGGHAALLLVYGALLSGWQSPALPYLVLALHGGFYAATDGVLMAAAAGSVPAELRSSGLALIQTGQALARFGCSIAFGAAWTAWGDRWAVGAATAVLAVCAAAAFALRPADRDTASPTPTVPEGTPV
- a CDS encoding alkaline phosphatase family protein, producing MPGAPRKRRTALLSTLGLAAASIGLWAGVGGTSQAQAAATVPTPDHVVVVVFENHAYSQIIGSSSAPYINSLKAGGANLTQSYGETHPSQPNYFAMFSGSTQGITDDSCYTPGFSSAPNLASELIAAGKTWKSYNETLPSQGSTTCSSGKYARKHNPWFGFSNVPTSSAYTMAQFPTDYTTLPQVSFVVPNLCSDMHDCSVSTGDTWLQNNLGAYATWAKTHNSLLVVTFDEDNRLAGNKIATVLYGQQVVPGSTSSTTYNHYNLLRTIEDMYGTTHAGQAANAAPITGIWTP
- a CDS encoding saccharopine dehydrogenase family protein is translated as MRVLLVGAGGVGTAVTRIAARRDFLTHMVVADYDPARAEAAVAALGEQENRFSAHRLDASDEAAVRRLLTEENCDVLLNATDPRFVMPLFNAALAAGAHYVDMAMSLSVPHPAAPYEQCGVKLGDEQFALAEAWEEADRLALVGMGVEPGLSDVFARYAADELFDEIEELGVRDGAHLTVEGYDFAPSFSIWTTIEECLNPPVVYEKDRGWFTTAPFSEPEVFDFPEGIGPVECVNVEHEEVLLMPRWVDARRVTFKYGLGDDFIAKLKTLRDLGLDSTAKVTVPGADGPVRVSPRDVVAACLPDPATLGDRMRGKTCAGTWVKGTKDGAPREVYLYHVVDNEWTMREYGSQAVVWQTALNPVIALELIADGTWKASGVLGPEALPPRPFLDLLGAYGSPWGLREEQRH